A DNA window from Myxocyprinus asiaticus isolate MX2 ecotype Aquarium Trade chromosome 15, UBuf_Myxa_2, whole genome shotgun sequence contains the following coding sequences:
- the LOC127452556 gene encoding protein cornichon homolog 4, with product MEAAVFIFSLVDCCALIFLSVYFIITLSDLECDYINARACCSKLNKWVIPEMIGQALATVLMLVSMHWFVFLLNLPVASWNVYRYVKVPMGNMGVYDPTEIHNRGQLKSHMKEAMIKLGFHLLCFFIYLYSMILALIND from the exons ATGGAGGCAGCCGTGTTCATCTTTTCACTCGTCGACTGCTGCGCTTTAATATTCCTCTCCGTGTACTTC ATTATTACTCTGTCTGATCTGGAATGTGACTACATCAACGCTCGAGCTTGCTGTTCAAAGTTAAACAAA tggGTGATACCTGAGATGATCGGTCAGGCTCTGGCCACAGTGTTAATGCTGGTGTCCATGCACTGGTTTGTGTTCCTACTCAACCTTCCGGTGGCGTCATGGAATGTGTACAG ATACGTGAAGGTTCCGATGGGGAACATGGGGGTGTATGATCCCACAGAGATTCATAACAGAGGCCAGTTGAAGTCCCATATGAAGGAAGCCATGATCAAACTGGGCTTCCACCTTCTCTGCTTCTTCATCTACCTGTACAG CATGATCCTGGCACTGATCAACGATTGA